One Oryza glaberrima chromosome 10, OglaRS2, whole genome shotgun sequence DNA segment encodes these proteins:
- the LOC127753022 gene encoding LOW QUALITY PROTEIN: very-long-chain aldehyde decarbonylase GL1-5-like (The sequence of the model RefSeq protein was modified relative to this genomic sequence to represent the inferred CDS: inserted 1 base in 1 codon; deleted 1 base in 1 codon) translates to MATNPGLFTEWPWKKLGSFKYVLLAPWVAHGWYEVATKGWREVDLGYIAILPSLLLRMLHNQAWITISRLQNARGRRQIVRRGIEFDQVDRERNWDDQIILSGILLYLGALYVPGGQHLPLWRTDGAGLIALLHAGPVEFLYYWFHRALHHHFLYTRYHSHHHSSIVTEPITSVIHPFAELVAYELLFSIPLIACALTGTASIIAFEMYLIYIDFMNNMGHCNFELVPSWLFTWFPPLKYLMYTPSFHSLHHTQFRTNYSLFMPFYDYIYNTMDKSSDTLYENSLKNNEEEEAVDVVHLTHLTTLHSIYHMRPGFAEFASRPYVSRWYMRMMWPLSWLSMVLTWTYGSSFTVERNVMKKIRMQSWAIPRYSFHYGLDWEKEAINDLIEKAVCEADKNGAKVVSLGLLNQAHTLNKSGEQYLLKYPKLGARIVDGTSLAAAVVVNSIPQGTDQAILAGNVSKVARAVAQALCKKNIKVTMTNKQDYHLLKPEIPETVADNLSFSKTGTAKVWLIGDGLDSAEQFRAQKGTLFIPYSQFPPKMVRKDSCSYSTTPAXGCTQNAAECAFMRELAAKEGYERMANRGNSSCVGGWNEHECGDKVLDMDKVWSAAIMHGFCPVAQG, encoded by the exons ATGGCCACAAACCCAGGACTCTTCACGGAGTGGCCATGGAAGAAGCTTGGCAGCTTCAAG TACGTGTTGCTGGCGCCGTGGGTAGCGCACGGGTGGTATGAGGTGGCGACCAAGGGGTGGCGTGAGGTGGATCTCGGGTACATCGCCATCCTCCCGTCGTTGCTGCTGCGGATGCTGCACAACCAAGCCTGGATCACCATCTCCCGCCTCCAAAACGCCCGTGGCCGCCGCCAGATTGTTCGCCGCGGCATCGAGTTCGACCAGGTTGACCGCGAGAGGAACTG GGACGACCAGATCATCCTGAGCGGTATCCTGCTATACCTCGGCGCACTGTACGTACCGGGCGGGCAACACTTACCGCTGTGGAGGACGGATGGCGCGGGGCTGATCGCCTTGCTGCATGCGGGGCCAGTGGAGTTCCTCTACTACTGGTTCCATCGTGCGTTGCACCACCACTTTCTCTACACCCGCTACCACTCGCACCACCACTCTTCAATCGTCACTGAGCCCATCACAT CCGTCATCCATCCGTTTGCTGAGCTCGTTGCCTACGAATTGCTCTTCTCGATCCCACTGATCGCCTGTGCGTTGACTGGAACTGCTTCCATAATTGCATTcgagatgtatttgatttacaTTGATTTCATGAACAACATGGGGCACTGCAACTTCGAGTTGGTACCCAGCTGGCTCTTCACATGGTTCCCTCCTCTCAAGTATCTCATGTACACGCCATC GTTTCATTCTCTGCACCACACTCAGTTTCGGACAAACTACTCCCTTTTCATGCCGTTCTACGATTATATCTACAACACCATGGACAAGTCATCAGACACTCTGTATGAGAACTCACTGAAGAacaatgaggaagaagaagcagtgGATGTGGTTCACCTTACACACCTGACCACCCTGCATTCCATCTACCACATGAGGCCCGGTTTCGCCGAATTTGCGTCCAGGCCCTACGTTTCCAGGTGGTACATGAGGATGATGTGGCCTCTGTCATGGCTCTCCATGGTGCTGACATGGACGTACGGTTCTTCATTCACTGTTGAGAGGAATGTCATGAAGAAGATCAGGATGCAGTCATGGGCCATACCAAGATACAGTTTCCAT TATGGATTGGATTGGGAGAAGGAAGCTATCAATGATCTTATCGAAAAGGCGGTATGTGAAGCTGACAAGAATGGGGCTAAAGTTGTAAGCCTTGGACTCCTGAATCAG GCACATACCCTGAATAAAAGTGGAGAACAATATCTGCTGAAATACCCAAAGTTGGGAGCAAGAATTGTCGATGGAACCAGCTTAGCTGCTGCAGTGGTTGTCAACAGTATCCCCCAAGGCACAGACCAAGCAATTCTTGCAGGAAATGTTTCCAAGGTGGCGCGTGCTGTAGCGCAAGCATTAtgcaagaaaaatatcaaa GTCACGATGACAAACAAGCAAGATTATCATTTACTCAAGCCAGAAATACCAGAAACTGTAGCTGACAATCTTTCGTTTTCGAAAACAGGCACCGCAAAG GTTTGGTTAATTGGTGATGGTCTAGATTCTGCTGAACAATTCAGAGCACAGAAAGGAACTCTGTTTATCCCATACTCACAATTTCCTCCAAAGATGGTACGCAAGGACAGCTGCAGCTACTCGACAACTCCTG ATGGCTGTACCCAAAACGCTGCAGAATGTGCATTCATGCGAG aattGGCTGCCAAGGAGGGTTATGAGCGCATGGCGAATCGCGGGAATTCTTCATGCGTTGGA GGATGGAATGAGCATGAATGTGGTGACAAGGTGCTTGATATGGACAAAGTTTGGTCTGCTGCAATTATGCATGGGTTCTGCCCAGTTGCTCAAGGTTGA